The DNA window ACACCCCGCCCAGCAGCGGCCCGACCACCGACGACATCGCCCACACGCTGGCCAGATAGCCCTGTACCTTGGCCCGTTCGGTGAGCGTGTACAGATCGCCGGCGATCGTCATGGTCATCGGCATGATGGCGCCCGCGCCGATACCCTGCACGGCCCGGAAGATGATCAGCCCCAGCATGCTGGTCGCCACACCGCACAGCAGTGAGCCGAGCGCGAATATCGCGATGCCGAACAGGATCACCGGTTTGCGCCCGACGGTATCGGCCAATTTGCCGTAAACCGGAACCGTAACCGCTTGCGTCAGTAGATAAATCGAGAAAAGCCACGGGAATTGGGAGAATCCGCCGAGGTTGTCGGTAATGGTCAGCACCGCGGTGGCGATGATCGTCGAATCCAGCGCCACCAGCGACGTCGCGAGCATCAGTGAGGCGAGAATCGCACCCCGATCGGATCGCAGGCCGATCGACGACTGCACTGCCTCGGTTGCCACCGACGGCCCCTCTCGTTCGCTCGACTAACCACCTCGAAGCAACGTATCGCGGCCGCAGCTATTCCCGCACGGAAATATTTCCGCCCGCGCTCAGTCGGACGTGGCGGCGAACTTGGCCGCGATCTCCTGCGCGGTCACCTTCGCCAGTTCGACGAAGAAGGGGACCCGTTCGGGAATCATCAGCGTGGTCGGACCGCGCAGGCCGAGGGCGAAGCGGCAGCGTCCCTGCCGATCCAGGATCGGCATGCCGATGGTTCGGAAGCCCGGATCGAGTTCCTCGTCGTTGTAGGCGTAGCCGCGTTCGCGGGTCGTGGTCAGTTCCCGCCGCAGTTCGTCGGGGCCGGAGACGGAGCGTTCAGTGCCCTCTTCATAAGGGAGCGTACGCAATTCGTCGTCGGAGGTCTGTGACCAGGCAAGTAGCGCCTTGCCGAGGGCGCTCGCGTGCAGCGGCAGTCGCACGCCCTGCAGTCGGTGGCCATCGGTCTCGCGCCAGCGGCTGGTGCCCAACAGCACCGCGTGGATATCGTGCCGGGTCGCCACCGACGCGCTGGCACCGGTGGTATTGGCGAGCTGCTCGAGATACGGCTCGGCCAGGTAGATCCGGTGCTGGCGGTAGGCGATCTGGCCGTATTCGGCGAGCGCGCCGCCCATGCGGTAGCGGCTGGATTCGGCGTTCTTCTCCAGGAAGCCCGCTTGTACCAGCGCCGAGAGCAGGCGATGGGTGGTGCTCACCGCGAGCCCCTGTTGCCGTGCCACCTCCGAGACGCCGCGCTCCTCGCCGCCGCGGAAACAGTCCAGGACCGACAGGGCGCGGGCGACGGTTTGTACGCCGGAAGGTTCCACGCTGCGACGCTAACACAGGTTCGTGCGTGGATCCGCGCTGAGCTTTCCGATATGTGGAAAGTGCAGTTGGGATCAGAGTCTGGATGTGCCCAGTAGTCCGGTGTGCCGCCGGAAGGTTGGACGGTTTTGCCTGGAGAGCATCGACCTGTACATCTACGCTGATCTGTCAAGCTTTCCAATCTTTGGAAAGCATTCCCTCGTCGCCGCGCACCCTCATCCCTACTGTGCGAGAGGCAATGATCGACAATCCGGAACAGGAGTCTCCACGATGTCCCGCAGGCGAGCCCTCATGCGTATCGCGTTCGCGATCGCTCCCGTCGTCGCACTCGTCGCCGGGTGTGGCTCCGGTGCCGACGGCGGTGGCGACAACCCGTCCATCGTGCTCAAGGTGGTCGATCCCGGAAACTCCGGGCCGATCGCCGTTGGCAAGCGCGACGGCACCTTCGACGCCGCGCTCGCCCCGCTCGGCGCCAAGATCGAATGGGTCAACACCACGCCGGGTTTCAGCTCCATGCTGAAGCTGTTCAATACCAAGGAACTCGACGTCTCGGGCGCGGCTTTCAGCCCCGTGGTCGGCGCGCTGTCCAAGGATGTCGGGGTGCGCATCGTCGCCGTACAGGACCCGGCAGGCAAGGACCAGAGTGGGATCATCGCCGCACCCGGATCCGGCATCCGGTCGGTGACCGATCTGGTCGGCAAGCGGGTCGCGGTGAATCCGGCGGCCAAGGGTGAGTACATCCTGCTGAAAGCCCTGGCGCAGGCCGGGATTCCGGCCGATAAGGTGACCAGGGTCCCGCTGCAGCAGAAGGATGCCGCATCGGCCTTCGCCACCGGCAAGGTCGACGCCTGGGCGTCGTTCCTGATCCCGTACCAGGAGGCCAAGGCCAACGGCGGCATCGAGATCGCGACCGAGCAGAGCATCGGTTCCAAGGACAACTCGGTCGTGGTATTCCGCACCGAGGTACTGGATCGGTATCCGGCCGTCGCGGCCAAATATCTCGAAGTGCTGCAAGGACTTACCGCGAAACAGCGGGCAAATCCCGCCGAATTCGAGAACGTCTTCGAGAAGTCCGGCCCCAGGGCGCTGTCGGGTGCACGGCTGGCGGACGCGGTGCGGGTCGATGGCGAGGCCACCGTGCCGCGGCTGCCTTCGCCGACGGACGCAACGGATCTGAACGATGTGGTGAACCTCTTCGTCGACAACGGGGTGATCAGCCGCAAGATCACCGCCGACGACATCTTCTACGATCTGCGGTCCAAGCTGACACCGGAGCAGCTGGCTGCGGTCAAGGTGGGCAGTTGACATGACGGTGCCCACC is part of the Nocardia sp. NBC_00565 genome and encodes:
- a CDS encoding IclR family transcriptional regulator, whose amino-acid sequence is MEPSGVQTVARALSVLDCFRGGEERGVSEVARQQGLAVSTTHRLLSALVQAGFLEKNAESSRYRMGGALAEYGQIAYRQHRIYLAEPYLEQLANTTGASASVATRHDIHAVLLGTSRWRETDGHRLQGVRLPLHASALGKALLAWSQTSDDELRTLPYEEGTERSVSGPDELRRELTTTRERGYAYNDEELDPGFRTIGMPILDRQGRCRFALGLRGPTTLMIPERVPFFVELAKVTAQEIAAKFAATSD
- a CDS encoding NrtA/SsuA/CpmA family ABC transporter substrate-binding protein, which encodes MSRRRALMRIAFAIAPVVALVAGCGSGADGGGDNPSIVLKVVDPGNSGPIAVGKRDGTFDAALAPLGAKIEWVNTTPGFSSMLKLFNTKELDVSGAAFSPVVGALSKDVGVRIVAVQDPAGKDQSGIIAAPGSGIRSVTDLVGKRVAVNPAAKGEYILLKALAQAGIPADKVTRVPLQQKDAASAFATGKVDAWASFLIPYQEAKANGGIEIATEQSIGSKDNSVVVFRTEVLDRYPAVAAKYLEVLQGLTAKQRANPAEFENVFEKSGPRALSGARLADAVRVDGEATVPRLPSPTDATDLNDVVNLFVDNGVISRKITADDIFYDLRSKLTPEQLAAVKVGS